One Rickettsia akari str. Hartford genomic window, ATCGAAATTCCGATGAATAGCGGTCCAATCAAATACGAATTTGACAAAGAATCAGGAGCGGTTTTTGTTGATCGCTTTATGCAAACTACCATGAGCTATCCGTGTAATTACGGCTTTATTCCTCATACTCTTTCAAATGACGGTGATCCGGTAGATGTACTTGTCGTAGCTCATCATCCGGTAGTGCCTGGGTCGGTTATAAAATGCCGAGCAGTCGGCGTATTAATGATGGAAGATGAATCAGGACTCGATGAGAAAATTATCGCAGTACCAACCTCTAAACTCGATATTACTTTCGATCATATTAAAGAACTAGATGATTTATGTGAAATGCTAAAGAAACGTATCGTGCATTTCTTTGAGCATTATAAAGATTTAGAAAAAGGTAAATGGGTTAAGGTGAATGGATGGGAAAATAAAGCAAAAGCAGAAACTTTAATCAATGAAGGAATAGATAGGGTTAGTTAGAGGTACAGTAGTGCTGTCATACTGTGGCTTGATCACGGTATCCAGTAAAACATATAAAAATTTATTTTTATATGTTTATTCTATCAAGCTATGTACTGTCGGTAATAACGTTTAGATTATTTTTTCTGGATCCTGTATACAAGCCACGGTATGACAGAGGTAAAACTAATCCACGCAAACAATATATCTTTACAATAACGTATCTATAAAAAACAGTAATATTAATAAAACAGTGACATTATTTCGTTCAGGAGTCATAGTAGCTTTTTTTACACTAATTTCTCGTATATTCGGGCTTGTGCGTGAACAATTTATCGCATCATTATTTGGCTCTACGCCTATGGGTGATAGCATTAATATTGCTTTTAAACTACCGAATCTATTTAGAAGAATTTTTGCAGAAGGGGCATTATCAAGCGTATTCATTCCTATTTATAATGAAAAAATGCTTATTTCTAAGAAAGCCGCTAATAATTTTTCAGGCGAGGTATTTACCCTGCTACTTCTAACATTAATAGTAATAATAGCATTAATACAAATCTTCATGCCACAATTAATGTTGTTTATTGCTCCTGGATTTCACGGTAAAAAAGAAAAATTCGAGCTTACGGTATTTTTATGCCGCATTACAATGCCTTATTTAATATTTGTTTCATTAACAGCTCTACTTGGCGGAATATTAAACTCTGTAAAGAAATTTGCAGCCTTTGCTTTTTCACCGGTTATTTTAAGTATATGCGTAATAATTTTTACTTTAACATTTGATAATTATATAGAGTCTACTACCTCAATTAGCTTATCTTTAATAATTGCCGGAATATTACAAGTTTCTTTTATGTTTGTTTGTGTAAAAAGATCAGATTTAAACTTTCCAATAATTTTTAACCCAAGCGATCCCGATGTAAAAAAGCTTTTGATTAATATGGGACCGGCAACTATTAGCTCCGGCGTACAGCAATTAAATCTTTTCATATCCCAATCTATTGCTAGCTTTATTGAAGGTGCTATTTCTATATTATCTTATGCCGACCGGATATATCAATTTCCTTTATCGATAATAGGTACTAGCTTTGCTACTATATTGCTACCTGAGCTGTCAAAAATCTATAAATCAAATGATATAATAGCTGCAAAAAAAATACAGAATAATGCTATTAGAATGGGGCTGTTATTATCACTGCCTGCAACATTCGGTATTATCATTCTATCTAATCCGATTATTAATATAATTTATGAAAGAGGAGTATTCACGCCTCAAGATACTACAAATACAGCCGAGGCTATTTCTGCATTTGCATTAGGACTTCCTGCTTTTATTTTGGCAAAAATTTTAACTCCTATTTTTTATGCTAACGGAGATACTAAAACACCGCTCAAAATAACCTTATTTTCAATCATAATTAATACCGATATGAATCTATTATTAATGGATTCTTTGAAACATATCGGTATTGCAGTCAGTACATCTATTGCAGCTTGGTATAATCTAGGTTTATTATATAGCTATACTACAAAACAAAATAAGCTTCATATAGAAGCCGGTATAAAACTTTTTTGCGGTAAAATTTTGTTATGCTGTACATTAATGTCTATTATAATTGCTTTAATAAAACATTATTATTTAGAATATTTTTATTCGGAATATTTCCTGATTAAGGTCTGTATGCTAGGTAGTACAATTGCAGTGGGAATGGGAACATTTTTCGGCACAGCATATTTATTAAAAGTGGTCAATTATGATAATAACAAAAAATAAATCAAATTATCAGGATTTGCTAAAAACCTTAGCTATTATAGCCATGAGCATTGATCATGTGGGTTTATATCTATATCCTGAATTAACGGTTATGCGAATTATAGGTCGCACGGCTATGCCGATATTTTGCTTTTTTGCCGGTTACAATTTTCATGATAAGCCAAAAACTAGAATAATAATATGCGGAGTTTTGCTACAAATATATACTACTGTACTATTTAAACAGTTTTTTACTACACATATTCTAATCTCTATCTATCTAGGGCAATGGTATATTTATTATTTTCGTAATTCTTTAACTCGCTTTTTCTATAGTGGTTATTGCAATGTAGTGATAATGGTAATATTGTGGTATATTAGCTGGGCTTTGATTGATTACGGGACTCTTGTGATTGCTATAATGATACTTGGATTTATTGCAAAACATGAGCAGATAAATTTCAAACTTTGCGGTTTTATAGCAATTTTTGCTTCCCTAGTGCATTCAACTCTTTTTACTCTTGCGATTCCCTTTAGTGATTTTAATTTTTCAAATACTGACTTAATTTTAAACCTTACTTTTTTAACAATTACTTACATATTAATGATCTCAAGAGATTACTCACAAAAAATACCAATAAATCTCAAATGGATAAGTCGTAATGTTATATATATCTATTGTATACAAATTATAATCTTACAATTCATATTCATTTATAAATACACATATGGTTTTAAAAATTGGTAGATAAACATTAATAATTAGTGACAGCGTAATTTAGTTAATATTAATATATTTAAATAAATTGATCATTAAATATATGAATATAATAGATCGCTTAATTTTGGATAATGAACAATATAAAGAGCAATTTAGAAACAATAAACTTTTTAAAATTAAGTTAGATAGTACCATACGAAAAAATAAATTTCTTATACATTTTCGGATTTGGTCAGACGCATTTCAAAAAATGGTATTAGCAAGAGTAGTGTTTTCTGAAACAACAGAATTTAAACAACTTGCATGGGAGCATCTTACCGATGAATTTGGACATAATATAGAATTATCCCAAAATCTAGAAAATGGTGAAGAAGTTACAGATTCTATTTTTGAGGCCTTAGGTTCTTGGTTTACACTAAAAATGATGACTCTTGGAGATAGTGAGCGAGTTGTTCTTGTCCATTTAGTAATAGAGTCTTGTGCTACTATATTCTATGAAAAACTGGGATCAATATTTTTAAATCATAAGTCAGCAAAACATTTCAAAACACATATGCATCTTGATCCTGAACATGAACAAATGGGAATAGATTTATTAAAACAAATAAATATTAATGATTTTTCTTTACTCACTATTCAAAAAAAAGGCTGGGATATGATGGACGCTCTGTTTACTAGGCTTGCGGAAATTACACAGGACTAATTGGATAATAGTGTATCAGTAAATAAATTTTAACCGAATATTATAAATAGCAAAAATAACAACTAATTAATTGACATTTAGAGCCATTATATGTATATTACTATGTCTTATTTGTATATAAAAAATTTTTAATATATAAGCTATACGGATATTAAGTAGTATTAATGAATTAAGTTATGCC contains:
- the ppa gene encoding inorganic diphosphatase — protein: MFIDKIKAKANDDEINVIIEIPMNSGPIKYEFDKESGAVFVDRFMQTTMSYPCNYGFIPHTLSNDGDPVDVLVVAHHPVVPGSVIKCRAVGVLMMEDESGLDEKIIAVPTSKLDITFDHIKELDDLCEMLKKRIVHFFEHYKDLEKGKWVKVNGWENKAKAETLINEGIDRVS
- the murJ gene encoding murein biosynthesis integral membrane protein MurJ gives rise to the protein MTLFRSGVIVAFFTLISRIFGLVREQFIASLFGSTPMGDSINIAFKLPNLFRRIFAEGALSSVFIPIYNEKMLISKKAANNFSGEVFTLLLLTLIVIIALIQIFMPQLMLFIAPGFHGKKEKFELTVFLCRITMPYLIFVSLTALLGGILNSVKKFAAFAFSPVILSICVIIFTLTFDNYIESTTSISLSLIIAGILQVSFMFVCVKRSDLNFPIIFNPSDPDVKKLLINMGPATISSGVQQLNLFISQSIASFIEGAISILSYADRIYQFPLSIIGTSFATILLPELSKIYKSNDIIAAKKIQNNAIRMGLLLSLPATFGIIILSNPIINIIYERGVFTPQDTTNTAEAISAFALGLPAFILAKILTPIFYANGDTKTPLKITLFSIIINTDMNLLLMDSLKHIGIAVSTSIAAWYNLGLLYSYTTKQNKLHIEAGIKLFCGKILLCCTLMSIIIALIKHYYLEYFYSEYFLIKVCMLGSTIAVGMGTFFGTAYLLKVVNYDNNKK
- a CDS encoding TraX family protein produces the protein MIITKNKSNYQDLLKTLAIIAMSIDHVGLYLYPELTVMRIIGRTAMPIFCFFAGYNFHDKPKTRIIICGVLLQIYTTVLFKQFFTTHILISIYLGQWYIYYFRNSLTRFFYSGYCNVVIMVILWYISWALIDYGTLVIAIMILGFIAKHEQINFKLCGFIAIFASLVHSTLFTLAIPFSDFNFSNTDLILNLTFLTITYILMISRDYSQKIPINLKWISRNVIYIYCIQIIILQFIFIYKYTYGFKNW